The nucleotide window GCCTCCACCTTCAGCCTGGCGGTAGGTTGCATCGAATGGCTTGATCTCGATAAAGTAGATATCCGTCGCGGAGGTGCCGGCTTCGGTCCTGCGGTCGTCCGCCTCCGCGTAGTAGGCGACGAAATCGCCCGGCTGGACCCCGAGGTTCTCGAGGTAAACCACGTGTTCTCCCTCCCAGACCGTGCCGCTTGATTCGCGCTGCATTGCGCCCAGGTCCACGACGACTTCGTCACCGCCGTTCACCGCGTAGTTGAGCGAAAAGGACGCCAGGCCGAAATCATCCTCGGCCTCGGCGCGTATCATGACTTCATCGACCGGGGAAACCCGCGTGTCTCGCTCCGGTTCGAGGATGGTCACTCGGGGCGCGCGGTCCTGCAGCGCCCGGACGTAATACTCCACCGGATCGTCGTTCGCGATGCCGTCCGAATCCACCACGTGTATCGAATAGGAAAGGTCCTCGCGCACGACGAAGGCACCCTCGAGATCCTCCCCGGCCACTTCCAGTTCAAGGGACCGGCCGTCGCTGTAGCGCATCGCGCCGGATACCACCGGTTTGCTCGCGGTGATGCGCAGGGCGACCCGCGTGCCTACCGGCGCAGTGATGTCTCCGCGGTCTTCCTCGGTCTTCGAGACGAGATCCATGTAATCCGGGAAGTCGTACCTGGCGTCGATCCGTTCGACGTAGGGCGGATCGATGGCGGTAATCTGGAATTCACTCGACCGGGTTCCGGCCACGGCCACATAGTACCGAGCGTTCTCGCCGATCCCGTGGATGTCGCCGGCGAAGGTCCGCTCACTGTCTGTCGTATACAGGTCCAGCGTCGACCAGTCTTCGTCCTGTCCGAACCGGACGAACAGGCTAGGGTCCGGGGCAAGACCGCTGCCCAGGATGGCGGTGACGGTCAGACTGTGTCCACGACTTATCCTTACGTCGCCGGGTTCCACGCGTATGCCGCCGGGCAAGGCCGGTTCCAACTGGGTCCACGACACCAGCCGGAGGGCGGACCGGCCGAAATAACCGGGTTCCAGCAAGATCATGACGGCGAGGACCAGGACGGCGCCGGCCGCGGCAGCCTGGAGGCGGGCGTGGCGCCTGCGGTCCACGATCTTCTTGTATTCGATCTGCTCGGTGTAACCGGCGACGTACTCCAGCACCTGGTCCATCAGGTCCTTCTGCGGTCGCCGGAGGTGCGTGTCGCCGTATTCCACGGCGCTGACCAGGGCGTCGTTCAGCGCGGGATGACGTTCTTCAATATAACGGGCGACCTGCAGGTCCGTGGGTGATTGGCGGAGCGGCGCGAGCAGAAACCTGAAAGCAAGCCAGCCGAGGATCCCCGCGGCGGCGGACAGGTAGAGGATCCTGGCCAGTCCTGTGGGGTCGAGGAGATGAACGACCGTCACGCCGATGAGGAAGAGCATGACCCCGGCGATCGCGATGACCGAGACGCCGCGGATGACCAGCATGGCACGCCAGCGGCGGAGTACGCTACACAGGGCATCTTGAAGGATGGATCGTTCCGTCGACATGGATCACCTGTGCGTTCGATTCGCCAACAGGGTCTCTCCGAGAACCAGGGCGATGAGTGTGAATCCCAGGATCCACCAGATTCCCTGGCGGCGTTCAACCTCGGCGTCCCGGGCCAGCCGGTCCTGCGACTCGGTTTCCCGTACTTCCGGACTCACGGCCACGGGATTGATCAGCGCCGCGGCGAAGGCTTGAGGGTCCAACCTGGTGAAGTCGGATTCACGGGTGTCGAGGTTGACCGCGAAGGTCTGCCGCCCTCCCGCCGACTGCACCCGGTACAACCCCGGTTGCCGCGTCTGCGTGAACAGCTTCCTGCCCGACCGGGACGTTTCCACCGGGACCTGTTCGCCGGATGGAAGTTCCACGTGTTGCGCGCCGTCCGGCAGTCTGACGGCCTCCCCCGCCAGGCGGTACAACCCGGCACCGCGCTCGTGTAACGTTCCCCGGGAGGCCAGGTAGTCTATACTCTCGTACAGAAACGGAACGAATACCTCCCGTATGGGAAAATCGGTCCACGCAAGGTCGAAAGTGGAAAGGACCAGGAACGTGCGGCCGTTTCCCAGGGGCTTTTCTGCTACGGCGGCGGCGCCGTCATCGAATCGAGCCGGGACTGACGCCGAGGAGTCGGGGTCGAACCGTGCCGTGCGGAAGAACCGTACCGTACCGAAATCACCGTGACGGGGACCGGAAAAGGGCTGGAAGACAGGGTGCTGATAATTCACGTCCGTCAGCAACCGGTACCGGTCTCGGTCTCGCGGGCTGTCCGGCGACGAAAGCGATGCGATGCGTCCAGGCAGCAGTTCGCCGAAAGATGAATTGAATATACCCGAAGATACGGCGGGATTCAAGGCGATTATCAGACTGCCGCCCGATAGCACGTACCCGGTCAGCCTGTCCTTCGAGGCCCGCGGCAGGACGGACAGGTTGGCCGAGATGACCACGTCGTATTCCGATGTATCTATCGCGGTCAACGCGTCCGGGGACAGCACGTCCACGACGACCGGCGGGTCCCGGCGCAGCGACAGCGCCTGGGACAGGTAGTACGCGGCCTCCGACGGGCGGTCCGGCCGCGATCTTTCCTCCAGGCAGAGGACCCGCACGGGCGTAGGCGCATTCACGGTGAAGTAGAACCGGTTGTCCACCGGGAGCCCGTCTTCTCCCAGTATCACCTCACCCGTATTCGTGGCCGATCCGAAAGTCTGCCGGAAGATCTCCACCCGTCCGGAGTGCGGGGGAATGTCGATCCGCCGTTTGCCGGTCTCGATCCCGTTGACCCGGAGTGTCACCTCGTCCCGAAAGGGCGCCTGTCCGAAGTTCCGGATCCGGACGGCCACGTCCAGGGTACGGCCGTCCGCGGACAGCGCGCGACCCTCGCTGGCCGGCGAGCCCGAAGATTCCACGCTGGCGGCGGCCGAAGATTCCATGCCTGCAACGGTAGGGATCTCCACGCCGGTGACGGCGGAATTGTCGTCCTGCGCGTCCCCCACGTCGATCATCCGGAGCTGGACGCCCGGACCGAGCTTCCATCCGCCGGACCGTGGATTCCAGCCGGACTGCTGGAAATCGGAAACGAGGTAGACCGTCCGGCGGTCGAAGTCCGACCCGCTCAGCTGGTCGTCGGCGGCGCGCAGCGCTTCCACGTAGTCCGTCGCCTGGAATGTCGCGCTGACCTCGGAGTCCACCAGGACGGGCAGTTCGGAGTGGCTCGACCCGAGTTCCCGGATGACCCGCGCCTGGACGGCGAAGGTCAGCAGCGCCACCTGGTCGCCGGTCTGCAGATCGTTCAGGATTTCGGCCGCCCGCCGCTTCGCCAGGGCGATGCGGTTCCCGTATCCCATGCTGTAGGAGGTATCGACCAGAATGGCCACCGCTTCAGGCTGGGTGCCCGCGAAAACGGTTTCGTCCTGATCCCGGAGGAAGGGCCGCGCGAAAATCACGGCCAGCAGCGCGCAGGCCGCCATGCGCAGCAGCAGCAGCAAGAGACGGCGAAATCGCTGCTGGCGGACGATGGACCGCTGGGACGAAATGAGGAAACGGACCATGCTGAAGACGTGGATCCCGGCCCGCTGCCTTCGCACCAGGTGCAGGATCAGCGGGACGGCAGCGCCCAGCGCGCCGAAGAGGAACGTGAGGTTCAGGAAGGCCAGGTCCATGACGCGTACCTGCGGGGCGATGCGCGGGTGAAGCTTAACGTTTCACCATGCGCCTGCTCAGATAGGAAAAAAGCGCGAAATCCAGCGGCCGGTCGGTCTCCATGCGCTCATAGTCGACCTGGATCTTCGCGCATCCGGTCCTGATCGATTCCATGAATTCCTCCACCGCTGCCAGGTAGTCCGCCCGTATGGCCGACGGAGCCACCGTGATCCTTTCGCCGGTTTCCGGGTCGTCGAACCGCGCGGTTTCGCTGAAAGGGAAGGTGAGTTCTTCCCGGTCGACGATGTGAAAGACCAGCACTTCATGACCCTTGAAGCGAAAGTGCATCAGGGCGTTCATCATCTGCTCGACGTCGTCGATCAGATCGGAAATGAGGATGACCAGTCCCCGCCTCGGCATCGATTCGGCGAGTTCGTGCAGGGGTCTTCCCAAATCGGTGCCTTCGTCCGCGCGCAGCTCATCCAGGGTCGAGTGGATGGCGAGCCACTGGGTATTCTTCGAACTGGGCGGCAGGTAGTCGTGTACGACCTGGTCGAAGGTGACGAGTCCCACCCCGTCCCCCTGCCGCAGAATGAGATACGCCAGGGAAGCCGCGAGATAGGATCCGTATTCGAGCTTGTCAAGTGCTGGGTTCCGCTGTCCGCCGTAACCCATGGACGCGCTGCGGTCGAGGAGTATCACGCACTGCAGGTTCGTCTCGTCCTCGTATTCCTTGACGTAGTACCGGTCCGACCGCGCCACGGCTTTCCAGTCCACGTGACGGATGTCGTCGCCCGGCGTATACTGCCGGTATTCCACGAACTCCACGCCGAAGCCCCGGTACGGGCTCTTGTGGAGGCCGGATACGAACCCTTCGACCACGATGCGGGCGCGCATTTCCATGGAGGAGAGACTGGAGAGGGTGCTCGGATCGAGGAAGCGGGGGACTTCGGTCATGTCGGTGCCAATGGCTGGGATGAGGGTTGCTCGCCGGG belongs to Gemmatimonadota bacterium and includes:
- a CDS encoding VWA domain-containing protein: MDLAFLNLTFLFGALGAAVPLILHLVRRQRAGIHVFSMVRFLISSQRSIVRQQRFRRLLLLLLRMAACALLAVIFARPFLRDQDETVFAGTQPEAVAILVDTSYSMGYGNRIALAKRRAAEILNDLQTGDQVALLTFAVQARVIRELGSSHSELPVLVDSEVSATFQATDYVEALRAADDQLSGSDFDRRTVYLVSDFQQSGWNPRSGGWKLGPGVQLRMIDVGDAQDDNSAVTGVEIPTVAGMESSAAASVESSGSPASEGRALSADGRTLDVAVRIRNFGQAPFRDEVTLRVNGIETGKRRIDIPPHSGRVEIFRQTFGSATNTGEVILGEDGLPVDNRFYFTVNAPTPVRVLCLEERSRPDRPSEAAYYLSQALSLRRDPPVVVDVLSPDALTAIDTSEYDVVISANLSVLPRASKDRLTGYVLSGGSLIIALNPAVSSGIFNSSFGELLPGRIASLSSPDSPRDRDRYRLLTDVNYQHPVFQPFSGPRHGDFGTVRFFRTARFDPDSSASVPARFDDGAAAVAEKPLGNGRTFLVLSTFDLAWTDFPIREVFVPFLYESIDYLASRGTLHERGAGLYRLAGEAVRLPDGAQHVELPSGEQVPVETSRSGRKLFTQTRQPGLYRVQSAGGRQTFAVNLDTRESDFTRLDPQAFAAALINPVAVSPEVRETESQDRLARDAEVERRQGIWWILGFTLIALVLGETLLANRTHR
- a CDS encoding DUF4175 domain-containing protein, yielding MSTERSILQDALCSVLRRWRAMLVIRGVSVIAIAGVMLFLIGVTVVHLLDPTGLARILYLSAAAGILGWLAFRFLLAPLRQSPTDLQVARYIEERHPALNDALVSAVEYGDTHLRRPQKDLMDQVLEYVAGYTEQIEYKKIVDRRRHARLQAAAAGAVLVLAVMILLEPGYFGRSALRLVSWTQLEPALPGGIRVEPGDVRISRGHSLTVTAILGSGLAPDPSLFVRFGQDEDWSTLDLYTTDSERTFAGDIHGIGENARYYVAVAGTRSSEFQITAIDPPYVERIDARYDFPDYMDLVSKTEEDRGDITAPVGTRVALRITASKPVVSGAMRYSDGRSLELEVAGEDLEGAFVVREDLSYSIHVVDSDGIANDDPVEYYVRALQDRAPRVTILEPERDTRVSPVDEVMIRAEAEDDFGLASFSLNYAVNGGDEVVVDLGAMQRESSGTVWEGEHVVYLENLGVQPGDFVAYYAEADDRRTEAGTSATDIYFIEIKPFDATYRQAEGGG
- a CDS encoding DUF58 domain-containing protein, which gives rise to MTEVPRFLDPSTLSSLSSMEMRARIVVEGFVSGLHKSPYRGFGVEFVEYRQYTPGDDIRHVDWKAVARSDRYYVKEYEDETNLQCVILLDRSASMGYGGQRNPALDKLEYGSYLAASLAYLILRQGDGVGLVTFDQVVHDYLPPSSKNTQWLAIHSTLDELRADEGTDLGRPLHELAESMPRRGLVILISDLIDDVEQMMNALMHFRFKGHEVLVFHIVDREELTFPFSETARFDDPETGERITVAPSAIRADYLAAVEEFMESIRTGCAKIQVDYERMETDRPLDFALFSYLSRRMVKR